A portion of the Paenibacillus marchantiae genome contains these proteins:
- a CDS encoding ABC transporter permease: protein MKTTSWLTLYKMLIRTSIRSRMQYKFNFVMASVLAALIQISEFLMVALVLHKFGAIKGWSLHEIGYLFAIMTLSKTLYRTFGNEVHHLEKYLVGGELDQLLTRPMPVLLALLPQNFRIMAGEVLQGGFILCWSLAGMMHSGQIGWTVIPFSLLVILTGAIILFSIGLATATLGFWTTRIEELQTITEDAARTAAQYPLTLYPKWMSGILLTVIPVGFVNYVPSLYLLRGELGAWVLGAIIVVAVLSLAASLRFWKFGLTKYQSTGS from the coding sequence ATGAAAACAACTTCCTGGCTCACTTTATATAAAATGCTCATTCGAACAAGCATCCGCAGTCGGATGCAATACAAGTTCAATTTTGTCATGGCCTCCGTTCTGGCCGCATTGATTCAAATCTCCGAGTTTCTGATGGTTGCTCTGGTGCTGCACAAATTCGGAGCCATTAAAGGCTGGTCCCTTCATGAAATTGGTTACCTCTTCGCGATCATGACCCTATCCAAGACACTGTATCGAACGTTTGGCAACGAAGTGCATCATCTGGAAAAGTATCTGGTCGGCGGCGAACTCGATCAACTGTTAACCCGTCCTATGCCCGTATTGCTGGCCTTACTGCCACAAAACTTCCGCATCATGGCTGGTGAAGTGTTACAAGGCGGTTTTATTCTCTGTTGGTCTCTGGCAGGCATGATGCATAGCGGACAGATCGGTTGGACTGTCATCCCCTTCTCTCTGCTCGTCATCCTAACCGGTGCCATCATTCTTTTTTCGATTGGTCTTGCCACGGCAACGCTTGGATTCTGGACCACACGCATTGAGGAATTGCAGACCATTACCGAGGATGCGGCGCGTACGGCTGCCCAATATCCGCTGACGTTGTATCCCAAATGGATGTCTGGCATTCTGCTGACCGTAATCCCGGTGGGTTTCGTCAACTATGTTCCGTCACTCTATCTGCTTCGCGGCGAACTAGGTGCGTGGGTTCTTGGTGCCATTATCGTTGTAGCCGTCCTGAGTCTGGCCGCAAGTCTGCGTTTCTGGAAATTCGGTTTAACCAAATATCAAAGTACAGGTAGCTAA
- a CDS encoding ABC transporter permease, translating into MLYFTLASKAYSRNLQYRGAHMVHNLASAMFGYMYACLWIGIGADHSLGEYGTQGMVSYIAFTQSSLWISGFLTNGLGIPLTVRTGQIALDLMRPVHLFTHLMAREWGQISYQFVYKSIPIYLLFSIVFSLQWPSEASTLLFAAIGLAGASYLSICMNYIIGATAMWTTESSWLHWGNHAMMNLLAGFFIPLEWLPDWLERIAWLSPYPFLLYVPTRIYLGYENGSLLWGTLIWCVLMTFVCLAITQVLRRKVEVQGG; encoded by the coding sequence ATGCTTTATTTCACTCTGGCTTCCAAAGCCTACTCCCGGAACCTGCAATACCGCGGGGCCCACATGGTACATAACCTGGCAAGCGCCATGTTCGGTTACATGTATGCCTGTCTCTGGATTGGCATCGGGGCCGACCACTCTCTCGGAGAATACGGGACACAGGGGATGGTCAGTTACATTGCGTTTACGCAATCCTCTCTCTGGATCTCGGGTTTTCTCACCAATGGACTTGGTATTCCACTCACGGTCAGGACAGGGCAGATCGCGCTTGATCTCATGAGGCCGGTTCATCTGTTCACCCACCTGATGGCACGTGAATGGGGGCAGATTTCCTACCAGTTCGTGTACAAAAGCATTCCGATTTACTTGCTCTTCTCCATCGTATTTTCTCTGCAATGGCCCTCAGAAGCTTCAACCCTGCTATTTGCCGCAATTGGTCTTGCCGGCGCATCCTATTTATCCATCTGTATGAATTACATTATTGGCGCCACCGCGATGTGGACTACGGAGTCCTCCTGGCTGCATTGGGGCAATCACGCCATGATGAATCTGCTTGCTGGTTTCTTCATTCCGCTGGAATGGCTGCCAGACTGGCTTGAACGAATTGCCTGGTTATCTCCCTATCCTTTCCTGCTCTATGTCCCGACCCGAATCTATCTGGGTTATGAAAATGGCTCCTTGTTATGGGGAACCTTGATTTGGTGCGTCCTCATGACATTCGTCTGTCTGGCGATCACCCAGGTATTGCGCCGTAAAGTGGAGGTGCAGGGCGGATGA
- a CDS encoding M14 family metallopeptidase produces the protein MLVTKHTLAASSAHATPYYLVRGTKPGPVIMITSGVHGNETASMAAAQKLANDCMAGRRHVARGLLIIIPRVNQKAYRNKSRGKPDLNRTFPRHISGKAKHPLASAVFRLARQYGPTWWLDLHEANGLSQRSSRVLGQTLITNPGSKAVPLCKRIIGRMNRSIPIRDRHFNLKQHELPGSARTAAARLLQARSVTVETCWSLNRSDRIKYQTEIVHHFLREAGLF, from the coding sequence ATGCTTGTTACCAAACACACACTTGCTGCATCCAGTGCACACGCCACTCCCTATTACCTCGTTCGAGGCACGAAGCCAGGACCCGTTATCATGATTACATCGGGAGTTCACGGAAATGAAACCGCGAGCATGGCCGCTGCGCAGAAGCTGGCTAATGACTGCATGGCAGGGCGTCGACACGTGGCTCGTGGACTCCTCATTATTATTCCACGAGTAAATCAAAAGGCTTATCGAAACAAAAGCCGAGGAAAACCTGATTTAAATCGCACCTTCCCACGGCATATTTCTGGCAAAGCCAAACATCCGCTTGCTTCCGCTGTCTTTCGGCTTGCTCGTCAATATGGACCTACCTGGTGGCTGGACCTGCATGAAGCCAATGGATTATCCCAACGCAGCTCACGGGTACTAGGACAAACTCTGATTACCAATCCGGGCAGCAAGGCTGTTCCGTTATGCAAACGAATTATAGGGCGAATGAATCGGTCGATTCCCATTCGTGACAGGCACTTCAATCTGAAGCAACACGAGTTGCCCGGTTCAGCACGAACAGCCGCAGCTCGCCTGCTTCAAGCCCGCTCGGTTACCGTGGAGACCTGCTGGAGTCTGAACCGATCAGACCGGATCAAATACCAGACAGAAATTGTGCACCATTTCCTGCGCGAAGCAGGCCTGTTTTGA
- a CDS encoding alpha/beta hydrolase family protein gives MRILEWILVIVTVISAIVMLMAPKRRAVKVGTLSALALVILLHGVIDRFRVQLLPTYIVALVLLIVLAIQLWKSGRNMQNIQKPKRRSWFKTILASILVLALSAGSMVLTSLFPAFTMPEPTGSFAIGTYSQQLTDESREETKTAEAGDKRELMINVWYPVDQETAKGLPLEHYPAELGEAISLVFGIPPVVFSYLDTIPTHVVKGAEVSAAQSKYPVLLFSPGIRSARFQSMTAIEELVSHGYIVVGIDHPYTSAQVTFPDGHVASYEPDPEDLTSEEVYQHNIEGVGIRAADASFVLDTLTQWNKHDPNQLLEGKLDLDHVGIFGHSYGGATTAEALAQDSRFKAGLSLEGGFWGSVSTTALKQPFMYIMSGGTAKSFDPNATAKDKVFYPEFETDLDRVMTSSLNDTYYLTVDHFFHQSFTDIPLISPKLFAKGITPEHNVDITRSYTLAFFDRYLKGEEQQPLLEGSSDRFPEATYDNKYTKLRSNQAE, from the coding sequence ATGAGAATTTTGGAATGGATTTTGGTCATTGTGACGGTTATTAGCGCAATTGTCATGTTGATGGCTCCCAAACGTCGGGCAGTGAAAGTGGGTACGTTGTCGGCATTGGCACTGGTTATTCTATTGCATGGGGTAATCGATCGTTTTCGTGTGCAGCTGTTGCCCACCTATATCGTAGCCCTTGTTTTACTGATTGTATTGGCGATTCAACTGTGGAAGTCCGGACGCAATATGCAGAACATACAAAAACCGAAACGTCGTTCGTGGTTCAAAACCATCTTGGCATCTATTCTGGTGCTGGCTCTCAGTGCAGGTTCAATGGTGCTAACGTCGCTTTTCCCTGCATTCACGATGCCTGAACCGACAGGTTCATTTGCCATAGGCACCTATTCGCAGCAGTTAACGGATGAATCTCGGGAAGAGACCAAGACGGCTGAAGCGGGTGATAAGCGAGAACTTATGATTAATGTCTGGTATCCTGTAGATCAGGAAACAGCCAAAGGATTACCGCTAGAGCATTATCCTGCCGAGTTGGGAGAGGCGATCAGTCTCGTATTTGGCATTCCACCGGTGGTGTTCAGTTATCTTGATACGATTCCCACGCATGTGGTCAAAGGCGCTGAGGTGTCTGCCGCACAGAGCAAGTATCCAGTATTGCTGTTTTCACCTGGAATACGCTCTGCACGCTTTCAAAGTATGACCGCGATTGAGGAACTGGTAAGCCACGGCTACATTGTTGTTGGGATCGACCATCCGTATACCTCAGCTCAAGTGACATTCCCGGATGGACATGTTGCTTCTTATGAGCCGGATCCTGAAGATCTAACGTCAGAGGAAGTGTATCAACATAATATAGAAGGTGTTGGCATTCGTGCAGCTGACGCAAGCTTTGTACTGGATACGCTCACCCAGTGGAATAAACATGATCCGAATCAACTGCTCGAAGGCAAGCTTGATCTGGATCATGTCGGTATCTTTGGTCACTCTTATGGTGGTGCGACAACAGCGGAAGCACTAGCGCAGGATAGCCGTTTCAAAGCAGGACTCAGTTTGGAAGGCGGATTCTGGGGGAGCGTATCCACTACAGCCTTGAAACAGCCGTTTATGTATATCATGTCAGGTGGAACAGCCAAAAGTTTTGACCCGAACGCCACTGCCAAGGATAAAGTGTTTTATCCCGAGTTTGAAACGGATTTGGATCGGGTGATGACAAGCAGTCTCAATGACACGTATTACTTGACCGTGGATCATTTCTTCCATCAGAGTTTCACGGATATTCCGTTAATTTCACCTAAACTGTTTGCCAAAGGCATAACACCAGAGCATAATGTGGACATTACAAGATCATATACATTGGCCTTCTTTGACCGTTACTTGAAGGGAGAAGAGCAGCAGCCTTTGCTGGAAGGGTCGTCAGACCGTTTTCCCGAGGCTACTTATGATAACAAGTATACCAAGTTGCGGAGCAACCAGGCGGAATAA
- a CDS encoding carbohydrate ABC transporter permease: MLTEKGLWTRLRTRLIFTGPTLFAFATVMIIPFLYGIYLTFTNWDGIAVEQSLVGWDNYIGVFKDTVFWTSFGMTLEYVFITVVLTNAVAFLLAYAVTRGIKAQGWFRAGFFLPNLVGGIVLGFIWQFIFNQVLVFAGQKMNIPLFAASWLSDPDKAFWALIVVTVWQYAGYMMVIYIAGLMNVPKDVMEAASIDGASNRKMLARIVLPLMVPSFIVCVFLSLQRGFMVYDLNVSLTSGGPFKSTEMVSMHVYEQAFLARDYGLGQAEAFVLFILVATITLLQVYFSKKLEVEA, translated from the coding sequence ATGCTGACCGAAAAAGGATTATGGACCCGTCTGCGTACCCGACTGATTTTTACCGGACCGACGCTTTTTGCGTTCGCTACCGTCATGATTATTCCGTTTTTATACGGCATCTATTTGACGTTTACAAACTGGGATGGCATTGCTGTGGAGCAAAGTCTTGTGGGTTGGGACAACTATATCGGCGTGTTCAAGGACACCGTGTTCTGGACATCATTCGGGATGACGCTGGAATACGTATTTATTACGGTAGTACTAACGAATGCGGTTGCATTCCTGCTTGCCTACGCGGTAACACGGGGCATAAAGGCGCAGGGATGGTTCCGGGCGGGCTTCTTTCTGCCTAATCTCGTCGGTGGAATTGTGCTCGGCTTTATATGGCAGTTTATTTTTAATCAGGTGCTGGTATTTGCCGGACAGAAAATGAACATCCCGTTGTTCGCAGCCTCTTGGCTGTCAGACCCCGACAAAGCCTTCTGGGCCCTGATCGTCGTTACCGTATGGCAATATGCCGGGTATATGATGGTCATCTATATTGCTGGGCTGATGAATGTGCCCAAGGATGTGATGGAGGCAGCCAGTATTGACGGGGCAAGCAACCGCAAGATGCTCGCACGGATTGTATTGCCGCTGATGGTGCCGTCATTTATCGTGTGCGTGTTCCTGTCACTCCAGCGGGGCTTTATGGTCTATGATCTCAACGTCTCCCTAACCAGCGGCGGACCGTTCAAAAGCACGGAAATGGTGTCCATGCATGTGTATGAACAGGCCTTTCTGGCTCGTGATTACGGGCTTGGCCAAGCAGAGGCGTTTGTCCTGTTTATCCTGGTTGCCACCATTACACTGCTCCAGGTTTATTTCAGCAAAAAACTGGAGGTGGAGGCATAA
- a CDS encoding glycoside hydrolase family 32 protein — MNQELDVKQEPETDLKHKSDNPLPDTQHQTQESYTLDRADAYIRENRQHVNPTYRLAYHLMPEVGWMNDPNGFVYYSGMYHMFYQHYPYAPVWGPMHWGHAVSHDLITWSYLPVALAPDQSYDSGGCFSGSAIVQDGKLLLMYTGHVVTGPDKDNDYRQTQNIAVSGNGVDFVKSGLNPVIRLDQIPEHTSPKDFRDPKVFERNGTFYCVLGSNDTEGGGLILLYRSTNLLQWSYVNVLAQSDGTLGDNWECPDFFSLGGRDILIMSPQRMPAQMDNYRNLHSTVYMIGALDESRGVLEYEQYHPLDYGFDFYAPQTTDDEQGRRIMVAWMETWEMDIPTQNGHQWAGAMTLPRQIVLKGERLFFLPVPELEQYRSNEVEQHDIRLDGTRDLGMEGDQYELFAVFEADRAEQFGLKLRTGEGEETVIAYDVQQCRLRLNRDHAGAGPGGERAAEVQLHNGRLELRIFVDVSSVEVFIQGGEKVMTARIYPGPKSTGITAFSSGECTLTEVRKWDLKV, encoded by the coding sequence ATGAATCAGGAACTGGACGTAAAACAGGAACCAGAAACAGACCTCAAACACAAGTCAGATAACCCACTGCCGGATACACAGCATCAGACGCAGGAAAGCTATACACTTGACCGGGCTGATGCTTACATCAGGGAAAATCGGCAACATGTGAATCCAACCTATCGCCTGGCGTATCATTTGATGCCTGAAGTAGGCTGGATGAACGATCCGAACGGTTTTGTATACTACAGCGGAATGTACCACATGTTCTATCAGCATTATCCCTATGCCCCGGTATGGGGACCCATGCACTGGGGTCATGCCGTCAGTCATGATCTGATCACGTGGTCTTATCTTCCGGTCGCGCTCGCACCGGATCAGAGCTACGACAGCGGGGGATGTTTCTCTGGCAGCGCGATCGTTCAGGATGGCAAGCTGCTGCTCATGTACACGGGACATGTCGTGACGGGACCGGATAAGGATAACGATTACCGACAGACGCAGAATATTGCTGTATCGGGCAATGGGGTGGATTTTGTCAAAAGCGGCCTGAACCCGGTTATCCGTCTGGATCAGATTCCGGAACACACGAGTCCGAAGGACTTCCGTGATCCAAAGGTGTTTGAACGAAATGGGACATTCTATTGTGTATTGGGTTCCAATGATACGGAAGGCGGTGGCTTAATCCTTCTGTATCGTTCAACCAATCTGCTGCAGTGGAGCTATGTCAATGTACTCGCTCAAAGTGACGGCACACTCGGGGATAACTGGGAATGTCCCGATTTCTTTTCTCTCGGCGGCCGGGATATTCTGATCATGTCTCCGCAGCGAATGCCAGCCCAGATGGACAACTATCGCAATTTGCACTCCACCGTTTACATGATTGGCGCACTGGATGAATCGCGGGGCGTACTGGAATATGAGCAATATCATCCGCTGGATTACGGGTTTGATTTTTATGCGCCGCAGACAACGGATGATGAGCAAGGACGTCGCATCATGGTGGCATGGATGGAGACGTGGGAGATGGATATTCCAACTCAGAACGGTCACCAATGGGCAGGGGCGATGACGTTGCCTCGCCAGATCGTTCTAAAGGGGGAGCGATTGTTCTTCCTGCCAGTCCCGGAGCTGGAGCAATATCGTTCGAATGAGGTTGAACAACATGACATCCGCTTGGACGGCACACGGGACTTGGGGATGGAAGGAGATCAATACGAACTGTTTGCCGTCTTTGAAGCAGATCGGGCAGAGCAATTTGGATTGAAGCTGCGTACCGGCGAGGGAGAGGAGACGGTCATTGCCTATGATGTGCAGCAGTGTAGACTCCGTCTTAATCGGGATCATGCAGGAGCCGGGCCCGGAGGTGAACGTGCTGCTGAAGTGCAGCTGCATAACGGTAGACTGGAGCTGCGAATTTTTGTGGACGTCTCGTCGGTTGAAGTATTTATTCAAGGTGGAGAGAAGGTCATGACAGCTCGTATTTATCCAGGGCCGAAATCCACAGGGATCACAGCGTTTTCCTCAGGAGAGTGTACCTTGACTGAAGTTCGCAAGTGGGATCTGAAGGTATAG
- a CDS encoding ABC transporter substrate-binding protein: MKREQKWMKLSVLSLIMVVMLSACGGAKTETGSGSSSSDGDVKITLLNSKAEINTQLEQAAKDFQAENPGITLEIVPVGNGQSPFEKASALYASGNPTTMMMLDTGDVEKFKDRVLDLTSEKWMKDAVENSTSATTFDGKNYAFPFSIEGYGFIYNQQVLDQAVGGTFDPESVQTTAQLEELFQKIAATGKSPLIVSPMDWSLGAHYLGLAYGGQSPDRTKVDQFISDLKAGKVDLASNTVFNGLMDTFDLMKTYNIDKASPLSGTYERGPEVLGKGEVGIWFQGNWAWPQIHSFDTADGKYGFLPVPVSDNPDDFGNTQISAAVSKRILIDKEKSTPAQQEAAKKFLDWIVYEAKGQDFLVNQATIIPAFSNITLEPADPLGKSIGDYIKAGKIEESMSTLPADHWSKLGASMQKYLADVIDRKGLAKEIQDYWTKVK, translated from the coding sequence ATGAAAAGAGAGCAGAAATGGATGAAATTATCGGTATTATCTTTAATTATGGTTGTTATGTTATCCGCATGTGGCGGTGCGAAGACAGAAACAGGCTCGGGATCATCCTCATCGGACGGTGACGTCAAAATCACGCTTCTGAATTCCAAAGCGGAGATTAACACTCAGCTGGAACAGGCAGCCAAGGATTTTCAGGCCGAGAATCCCGGTATTACGCTGGAGATTGTGCCTGTAGGCAACGGTCAATCTCCATTTGAGAAAGCATCTGCGCTGTATGCGTCCGGTAACCCGACAACGATGATGATGCTGGATACAGGGGATGTTGAGAAATTCAAGGATCGCGTTCTGGACCTCACTTCAGAGAAGTGGATGAAGGATGCCGTCGAGAATAGCACATCGGCTACCACATTTGATGGCAAAAATTATGCATTTCCTTTCTCCATTGAGGGATACGGTTTCATCTACAATCAGCAGGTGCTGGATCAGGCTGTAGGTGGCACATTTGATCCTGAATCCGTACAGACTACTGCTCAGCTTGAAGAACTATTCCAGAAGATTGCAGCCACAGGAAAATCTCCTTTGATTGTCTCTCCGATGGACTGGTCGCTCGGCGCCCACTACCTTGGGCTTGCATATGGTGGACAGTCTCCGGATCGTACGAAGGTCGATCAATTTATTAGTGATCTCAAGGCAGGGAAGGTTGATTTGGCTTCCAACACCGTCTTCAATGGTCTGATGGATACGTTTGATCTGATGAAGACCTATAACATCGACAAAGCGTCCCCTTTGTCCGGGACGTATGAGCGTGGACCCGAAGTGCTGGGAAAAGGAGAGGTGGGCATCTGGTTCCAGGGGAACTGGGCTTGGCCGCAAATTCACAGCTTTGATACAGCGGATGGAAAATACGGCTTCCTGCCGGTTCCTGTGAGCGACAATCCGGACGATTTTGGCAACACCCAAATTTCCGCTGCCGTATCCAAACGTATTCTGATCGACAAGGAAAAGAGCACACCAGCGCAGCAGGAAGCAGCGAAGAAATTCCTAGACTGGATTGTCTATGAGGCTAAAGGACAGGATTTCCTGGTGAATCAGGCGACCATCATTCCGGCATTCAGCAATATCACTCTTGAACCGGCTGATCCGCTCGGCAAGTCGATTGGGGATTACATTAAGGCAGGTAAAATCGAGGAATCAATGAGCACGCTTCCAGCCGATCATTGGTCCAAACTGGGTGCTTCCATGCAGAAATATTTGGCTGATGTAATTGACCGCAAAGGACTTGCCAAGGAAATTCAAGACTATTGGACCAAGGTAAAATAA
- a CDS encoding DegV family protein: MSKIAWVTDSTSTLDPLFAEQNHVYIVPLRIVFGEECYRETEDISSELFYEKLDGASRASSSQPPIGEFIELYESLKGKYDEIITIHCSTALSGTLHTSMQAAEIAGVTVTAIDSRAGAYPLREMILQGLEWQKQGQTASEIKLHIEQMINNMSFYLIPASLQHLHRSGRVSGTQLILSQLLKIHLLLRFEEGKVVVNEKIRTFKRAKQRMLDVLKVDMGKVKHVCIMHANNQEEAVTIKQQIADLLPRLKTEIMPFIPVVGIHAGAGTIGLCWIRSEKV; the protein is encoded by the coding sequence ATGAGTAAAATTGCATGGGTCACGGACAGTACGAGCACACTCGATCCGCTATTTGCTGAGCAGAATCATGTGTACATCGTACCTCTTCGCATCGTTTTTGGAGAGGAATGTTATCGAGAGACAGAAGACATCTCGTCGGAATTATTCTATGAGAAACTTGATGGGGCTTCACGCGCAAGCAGCTCACAGCCGCCGATTGGTGAATTTATTGAACTGTATGAGTCGTTGAAAGGTAAGTACGATGAGATCATTACCATTCATTGCTCCACTGCGCTTAGCGGTACGCTGCACACATCGATGCAGGCTGCCGAAATCGCAGGTGTGACGGTTACCGCCATTGATTCCAGAGCAGGGGCTTATCCGCTGCGGGAGATGATTTTGCAAGGATTGGAATGGCAGAAGCAAGGCCAGACAGCATCCGAAATCAAACTTCACATCGAACAGATGATTAATAACATGTCCTTTTACCTCATTCCGGCCAGTCTTCAGCATCTACACCGCAGTGGGCGTGTGTCGGGGACCCAGCTTATTCTTAGCCAATTGTTGAAAATTCATCTGCTGCTTCGATTCGAAGAGGGCAAAGTGGTTGTGAATGAGAAAATTCGTACGTTCAAACGGGCCAAACAGCGTATGCTGGATGTGCTCAAGGTGGATATGGGGAAAGTGAAGCATGTATGTATCATGCATGCGAACAATCAGGAAGAAGCCGTTACAATCAAACAGCAGATTGCAGATTTGCTTCCCCGCTTGAAGACGGAAATTATGCCTTTTATCCCTGTGGTCGGAATTCATGCAGGTGCGGGCACGATTGGACTGTGCTGGATACGAAGCGAGAAGGTATAA
- a CDS encoding MerR family transcriptional regulator yields MKTMTRGELAKRTGVSMATLRYYEDSGILPAPRRSSNGYRVYTEDYLVKVKFIKDAQSLGYSLKEIQDTLQLLSQEDMESEALKTLVRDRIEEIQSHIDNLQQMQTLLAGLLLTPEHDIHNYIESFRINKEDGNS; encoded by the coding sequence ATGAAAACCATGACAAGAGGAGAGTTAGCCAAACGTACGGGTGTGAGCATGGCAACGCTCCGGTATTACGAGGACAGTGGAATTCTGCCTGCTCCCCGTCGTTCGTCCAACGGATATCGTGTGTATACCGAGGATTATCTGGTTAAGGTCAAATTCATTAAGGATGCTCAATCGCTGGGTTATTCTTTAAAAGAAATACAGGATACGTTACAGCTGCTTAGTCAAGAGGACATGGAGAGTGAAGCACTTAAAACACTTGTACGTGACCGAATTGAAGAGATTCAGTCGCATATCGATAACCTGCAGCAGATGCAGACACTTCTTGCCGGGTTGCTCCTGACGCCAGAGCATGATATTCACAATTACATTGAATCTTTCCGGATCAACAAGGAAGATGGCAATTCATAA
- a CDS encoding carbohydrate ABC transporter permease — MAGQSRIFGWAKLLSLMVALVLFIFPFLLLITNSFKANQAITSDPLGLPASFQWDNYVSAFDKMGYMSAFGNSLLITVAGVLLIALLAAMTAHYFVRHNSKLNQYLFFLMVAAMIIPFQAIMIPLVKIYGSLGLLDNKWSLIYMYIGFGSPLAVFIYHGFIKSIPLELEEAALMDGCGRVQTFFRIVLPVLLPTSVTIAVLNVLWIWNDFLLPSLVLTSSEQRTLPLSTFYFYGTYTVDYGPLMAGLVLTLLPVLVVYLFAQKYIIQGVMQGSIK; from the coding sequence ATGGCTGGACAATCTCGTATTTTTGGCTGGGCTAAGCTGCTTTCATTAATGGTAGCGCTGGTGTTGTTCATTTTTCCGTTTCTGCTGCTAATCACGAATTCATTCAAGGCCAATCAAGCCATTACATCGGACCCACTGGGTCTTCCAGCGTCCTTTCAATGGGATAACTACGTTAGCGCCTTTGATAAAATGGGATATATGTCAGCATTCGGGAATTCGTTGCTGATTACAGTGGCAGGTGTACTGCTGATCGCCCTGCTCGCAGCGATGACGGCTCATTATTTTGTACGGCATAACAGCAAGCTGAACCAATATCTTTTTTTCCTGATGGTAGCGGCCATGATTATTCCTTTTCAAGCCATTATGATTCCATTGGTGAAAATATACGGTTCACTCGGTCTGCTGGATAACAAATGGTCGCTCATTTATATGTACATCGGCTTTGGTAGTCCACTGGCTGTATTCATCTATCATGGCTTTATCAAGAGCATCCCACTGGAGTTGGAAGAAGCAGCATTAATGGACGGCTGCGGCAGAGTGCAGACCTTCTTTCGCATCGTATTGCCGGTGCTGCTGCCCACAAGTGTTACGATTGCCGTGTTGAACGTCCTGTGGATATGGAACGATTTCTTGCTTCCTTCTCTGGTACTGACTTCTTCCGAGCAGCGTACGCTCCCGTTATCCACCTTTTATTTCTATGGGACCTATACGGTCGATTACGGCCCATTGATGGCTGGTCTCGTGCTGACGCTGCTGCCTGTGCTGGTGGTGTATCTGTTCGCGCAAAAGTATATCATTCAGGGTGTGATGCAAGGGTCCATCAAATAA
- a CDS encoding ABC transporter ATP-binding protein, producing the protein MITARHLQKEFKTPVVREGRFSGLRTLFSREYLSKEAVRDISFDIGKGEFVGYIGPNGAGKSTTIKMLTGILHPTSGEVLLGGMNPHQERRRTVGRLGVVFGQRSQLWWDLPVKDSYDILAEMYGVRAEDKTKRLAQFAELLDLESFWATPVRKLSLGQRMRADLAASMLHDPELLFLDEPTIGLDVNAKRNIRQFLRTLNEEFGKTILLTTHDMDDIEQLCSRVMVINHGQLTYDGSIPSLRDTIGLPTIIRVTYRGSYHIPDVISSAIQITGAEGQIVNVEVNRKEWSTMDILKQLEQWGEIEDVEMKEPDFEDIIHRVY; encoded by the coding sequence ATGATTACAGCGAGGCATCTGCAAAAGGAATTCAAAACCCCTGTGGTACGCGAGGGCCGGTTCTCCGGGCTTCGCACCTTGTTTTCACGTGAGTATCTGTCCAAGGAAGCGGTTCGAGACATTAGCTTTGATATTGGCAAAGGAGAATTTGTTGGATATATCGGCCCCAATGGGGCTGGCAAATCCACCACGATCAAAATGCTGACGGGCATCCTTCATCCGACCTCGGGTGAGGTGTTGCTCGGTGGTATGAATCCACACCAGGAAAGACGCCGTACGGTTGGACGTCTCGGTGTTGTGTTCGGACAGCGCAGCCAGCTCTGGTGGGACCTGCCCGTGAAGGATTCGTATGATATTTTGGCCGAAATGTACGGAGTCCGTGCCGAGGACAAAACGAAACGATTAGCCCAGTTCGCGGAGCTGCTGGATCTGGAATCGTTCTGGGCTACGCCTGTCCGCAAGCTCTCGCTTGGACAGCGGATGCGTGCTGATCTGGCAGCTTCCATGCTGCATGACCCGGAACTGCTTTTTCTCGATGAACCGACGATTGGACTGGATGTGAACGCGAAGCGGAACATTCGTCAATTTCTTCGTACATTAAATGAAGAGTTTGGCAAAACGATTTTGCTGACCACCCATGACATGGACGACATTGAGCAGCTATGCAGTCGGGTGATGGTGATCAATCACGGTCAACTTACGTATGACGGTTCCATCCCCTCTCTGCGGGACACCATCGGTCTGCCAACGATTATTCGAGTGACGTATCGCGGTTCGTATCATATCCCGGATGTTATATCATCCGCCATTCAGATCACAGGGGCAGAGGGCCAGATCGTCAATGTCGAGGTAAATCGAAAAGAGTGGAGCACAATGGACATTCTGAAACAGCTCGAACAATGGGGCGAGATTGAGGATGTCGAGATGAAAGAACCGGATTTCGAGGATATTATTCATCGAGTGTACTGA